One stretch of Buteo buteo chromosome Z, bButBut1.hap1.1, whole genome shotgun sequence DNA includes these proteins:
- the PUM3 gene encoding pumilio homolog 3, translating to METKGKKNFVRKSGKAPRGKVPHGKRKFKKDNDSGPPKKLLNKGDEEGKPKPISNKFVKGQLRPGRASVKQFKNKQQSEKLAKKRKLQDGEEGGSDSKKPKWNDLKKKRKELKQTRQLNDKSNYDIIVKSKQIWESVRRKKCDKEKREKLMNELQKLLHGKIKSLAFAHDSTRVIQCFIQYGNEKQRQETFEELKGSLVELSKSKYSRNIVKKFLMYGTKPQVAEIIKSFKGHVKKMLRHAEASAVVEYAYNDKAILEQRNMLTEELYGNTFQVYKTPVVPTLDKVLEAQPEKREAILDEMKQILTPMAQKEAVIKHSLVHKVFLDFFTYALPKQRCEMIEAIREAVIYLAHTHDGARVAMHCLWHGTPKDRKVIVKTMKTYIEKIATGEFSHLVLLAAFDCIDDTKLVKQLIISEINASLPNIIKNKYGKKVLLYLLSPRDPAHFVPEIIMLLQQGDGNAYSKKNTELRRRELLEAISSPLLEYLQEHTQEVVIDKSTFVLVADILRTALRDIQPALDAIANLAAEELVPGGHDGQLHIAEHPAGHLVLKWLIEQDEKMRENGKEVCFGRTLVERVGIENMKTWAEVNRGAIILCCLLRSADQKVANTVKKGLKNLVPKLKLNKSVKGIEALLEKLTS from the exons ATGGAAACCAAGGGTAAAAAGAACTTCGTGAGGAAGAGTGGAAAAGCGCCTCGTGGAAAAGTGCCACACGGGaagaggaaatttaaaaaagataatg ATTCGGGTCCACCAAAGAAACTTCTTAACAAAGGAGATGAGGAGGGAAAGCCTAAACCAATTTCCAATAAATTTGTGAAAGGACAGTTAAGACCTGGAAGAGCTAGTGTCAAACAATTCAAGAATAAACAGCAATCAGAAAAGCTTGCAAAGAAGAGGAAGCTTCAGGATGGTGAAGAAGGAG ggTCAGATTCGAAGAAGCCGAAATGGAAtgacttaaaaaagaaaaggaaggagttaAAGCAAACCAGACAACTTAATGATAAAAGTAATTATGACATAATtgtaaaatcaaagcaaatatgGGAAAGTGTGAGAAG gAAGAAGTGCGATAAGGAGAAGCGAGAAAAACTAATGAATGAACTACAGAAGCTTCttcatggaaaaattaaaagc CTGGCGTTTGCACATGATTCAACACGAGTGATCCAGTGCTTTATTCAGTATGGTAATGAGAAGCAAAGGCAAGAGACATTTGAAGAATTGAAAG GTAGCCTAGTAGAGTTGAGCAAGTCGAAATATTCCAGAAATATTGTGAAGAAGTTTCTTATGTATGG GACAAAACCACAAGttgcagaaataataaaaagttttaaaggccatgtgaaaaaaatgctCCGTCATGCCGAAGCATCTGCTGTAGTGGAATATGCATATAATGACAAAGCCATTCTGGAGCAGAGAAATATGCTGACAGAAGAACTATATGGGAACACTTTCCAGGTCTACAAG ACACCAGTTGTCCCAACACTGGATAAAGTGTTAGAAGCCCAGCCTGAAAAGAGGGAGGCCATCTTGGATGAAATGAAACAGATCCTTACACCAATGGCACAAAA AGAGGCTGTGATAAAGCACTCACTGGTACATAAAGTATTTTTGGACTTTTTCACTTATGCTCTTCCGAAACAAAGATGC gaaATGATAGAAGCTATCAGAGAGGCTGTCATCTACCTGGCACACACTCATGATGGAGCCCGAGTAGCGATGCACTGCTTATGGCATGGTACTCCCAAG GACAGAAAAGTCATTGTGAAAACTATGAAGACATATAttgaaaaaatagcaacg GGTGAATTTTCTCATCTGGTCTTGCTGGCAGCATTTGATTGCATCGATGACACTAAACTCGTGAAACAGTTAATTATATCA GAAATAAATGCTTCTTTGCCcaatataataaaaaacaaatatgGAAAGAAGGTCTTGTTGTACTTGCTGAGTCCTAGAGACCCTGCACATTTTGTTCCAGAAATCATCATGCTTCTGCAACAGGGAGATGGAAATGCCTATAG TAAGAAGAATACTGAACTCCGCCGTCGTGAACTCCTGGAAGCTATTTCCTCACCTTTGCTAGAATATTTGCAAGAACACACCCAAGAAGTAGTGATAGACAAATCTACCTTTGTCTTGGTTGCTGACATCTTAAGAACAGCTCTCCGTGACATCCAGCCTGCACTAGATGCAATTGCGAATTtagcagcagaagagctggttCCAGGTGGCCATGATGGGCAG cTTCACATTGCAGAGCATCCAGCAGGCCATCTAGTTTTGAAATGGTTAATAGAGCAAGatgaaaaaatgagagagaatggaaaagaaG TTTGCTTTGGAAGAACATTGGTGGAACGTGTTGGTATTGAGAATATGAAGACCTGGGCAGAAGTAAATCGAGGTGCCATTATTCTTTGTTG CCTTCTCCGGAGCGCTGATCAAAAAGTGGCAAATACAGTcaaaaaaggactgaaaaatcTTGTCCCAAAGTTGAAGCTGAATAAAAGTGTAAAAGGAATAGAAGCATTACTGGAGAAATTGACTTCCTAG